The following are encoded in a window of Onthophagus taurus isolate NC chromosome 3, IU_Otau_3.0, whole genome shotgun sequence genomic DNA:
- the LOC111420071 gene encoding actin-related protein 1 isoform X2 — translation MEAYDVILNQPVVIDNGSGVIKAGFAGDQIPKCRFPNYIGIPKHVRVMAGGLEGDTFIGPTAEEHRGLLTIKYPMEHGIVTDWNDMEKIWSYVYSKEQLSTFSEEHPVLLTEAPLNPRPNREKSAEILFESFNVPALFISMQAVLSLYSTGRTTGVVLDSGDGVTHAVPIYEGFAMPHSIMRIDVAGRDVSRYLKTLLRKEGLNFKTTAEFETVRTIKEKICYLANNPIKEESVETEHVNYVLPDGSSIKIGPARYRAPEVLFRPFLIGEESEGLHEVLMYSIQKSDLDLRKVLFRNIVLSGGSTLFKGFGERLLSEFKKLAPKDVQIKISAPQERLYSTWIGGSILAALDTFKKMWVTKREYDEQGQRAIHRKTF, via the exons ATGGAAGCGTACGACGTGATTCTCAATCAACCCGTGGTCATAGATAAC GGTTCTGGAGTGATTAAAGCTGGATTCGCCGGTGATCAAATCCCAAAATGCAGATTTCCTAATTA tATCGGAATTCCAAAACATGTTCGCGTTATGGCGGGGGGTTTAGAAGGGGACACTTTTATTGGCCCCACAGCGGAAGAACACCGTGGTTTACTCACTATTAAATACCCTATGGAACATGGAATTGTGACCGATTGGAATGATATGGAAAAAATTTGGAGTTATGTTTACAGCAAAGAGCAATTGAGTACATTTTCTGAGGAGCACCCTGTATTATTAACAGAGGCTCCATTAAACCCTAGACCAAATCGAGAGAAATCAGCTGAGATTTTGTTTGAATCTTTCAACGTGCCTGCTCTTTTTATTTCTATGCAAGCTGTTTTAAGTtt ATACTCAACAGGTCGAACTACAGGTGTAGTTTTAGATTCTGGAGATGGTGTAACACATGCTGTACCTATTTATGAAGGTTTTGCTATGCCACATAGTATTATGAGAATTGATGTCGCTGGTCGAGATGTTAGTAGATACTTAAA gACTTTGCTTCGTAAAGAAGGACTTAATTTTAAGACAACAGCTGAATTTGAAACTGtaagaacaataaaagaaaaaatttgttatttggcTAACAACCCAATTAAAGAAGAATCAGTTGAAACAGAGCATGTAAATTATGTTCTTCCAGATGGTAGTTCAATTAAAATAGGCCCCGCTAGATATAGAGCTCCTGAAGTGTTATTTAGACCGTTTTTAATTGGAGAAGAAAGTGAAGGGTTACATGAAGTGCTGATGTATTCCATTCAAAAATCTGATTTGGATCTACGTAAAGTATTATTTAGGAATATTGTTTTATCTGGGGGATCTACTTTATTTAAA ggtttTGGTGAAAGGTTGTTATCAGAATTTAAAAAGCTTGCTCCTAAAGATGTACAAATAAAg ATTTCAGCACCACAAGAACGATTGTACTCCACATGGATAGGTGGATCAATTTTGGCAGCTTTAGATACTTTTAAGAAGATGTGGGTAACGAAACGCGAATATGACGAGCAAGGTCAAAGAGCAATTCacagaaaaaccttttag
- the LOC111420071 gene encoding beta-centractin isoform X1, with the protein MEAYDVILNQPVVIDNGSGVIKAGFAGDQIPKCRFPNYIGIPKHVRVMAGGLEGDTFIGPTAEEHRGLLTIKYPMEHGIVTDWNDMEKIWSYVYSKEQLSTFSEEHPVLLTEAPLNPRPNREKSAEILFESFNVPALFISMQAVLSLYSTGRTTGVVLDSGDGVTHAVPIYEGFAMPHSIMRIDVAGRDVSRYLKTLLRKEGLNFKTTAEFETVRTIKEKICYLANNPIKEESVETEHVNYVLPDGSSIKIGPARYRAPEVLFRPFLIGEESEGLHEVLMYSIQKSDLDLRKVLFRNIVLSGGSTLFKGFGERLLSEFKKLAPKDVQIKVRNFNKKNSYKEMFNCCLKISAPQERLYSTWIGGSILAALDTFKKMWVTKREYDEQGQRAIHRKTF; encoded by the exons ATGGAAGCGTACGACGTGATTCTCAATCAACCCGTGGTCATAGATAAC GGTTCTGGAGTGATTAAAGCTGGATTCGCCGGTGATCAAATCCCAAAATGCAGATTTCCTAATTA tATCGGAATTCCAAAACATGTTCGCGTTATGGCGGGGGGTTTAGAAGGGGACACTTTTATTGGCCCCACAGCGGAAGAACACCGTGGTTTACTCACTATTAAATACCCTATGGAACATGGAATTGTGACCGATTGGAATGATATGGAAAAAATTTGGAGTTATGTTTACAGCAAAGAGCAATTGAGTACATTTTCTGAGGAGCACCCTGTATTATTAACAGAGGCTCCATTAAACCCTAGACCAAATCGAGAGAAATCAGCTGAGATTTTGTTTGAATCTTTCAACGTGCCTGCTCTTTTTATTTCTATGCAAGCTGTTTTAAGTtt ATACTCAACAGGTCGAACTACAGGTGTAGTTTTAGATTCTGGAGATGGTGTAACACATGCTGTACCTATTTATGAAGGTTTTGCTATGCCACATAGTATTATGAGAATTGATGTCGCTGGTCGAGATGTTAGTAGATACTTAAA gACTTTGCTTCGTAAAGAAGGACTTAATTTTAAGACAACAGCTGAATTTGAAACTGtaagaacaataaaagaaaaaatttgttatttggcTAACAACCCAATTAAAGAAGAATCAGTTGAAACAGAGCATGTAAATTATGTTCTTCCAGATGGTAGTTCAATTAAAATAGGCCCCGCTAGATATAGAGCTCCTGAAGTGTTATTTAGACCGTTTTTAATTGGAGAAGAAAGTGAAGGGTTACATGAAGTGCTGATGTATTCCATTCAAAAATCTGATTTGGATCTACGTAAAGTATTATTTAGGAATATTGTTTTATCTGGGGGATCTACTTTATTTAAA ggtttTGGTGAAAGGTTGTTATCAGAATTTAAAAAGCTTGCTCCTAAAGATGTACAAATAAAggtaagaaattttaataaaaaaaattcttataaagaaatgtttaattgttgtttaaaGATTTCAGCACCACAAGAACGATTGTACTCCACATGGATAGGTGGATCAATTTTGGCAGCTTTAGATACTTTTAAGAAGATGTGGGTAACGAAACGCGAATATGACGAGCAAGGTCAAAGAGCAATTCacagaaaaaccttttag